One segment of Papaver somniferum cultivar HN1 unplaced genomic scaffold, ASM357369v1 unplaced-scaffold_137, whole genome shotgun sequence DNA contains the following:
- the LOC113334662 gene encoding uncharacterized protein LOC113334662, whose product MQQWNIPLLRQLSPADQVNSILTIPLQLDQEDKLVWPFTSSGIFTTASAYKMFCEKDLHIDISMGLSQQFWLAFWKLKVPYKFQIFMWKGIHDVVPVKARIFRHLNTDDKLCVLCSMNQTEDLDHLLLHCSFSQAIWQNFFPNQFISIVQHPSVLSWIQTWHLKDFNINIKQTPQAVHLALCIIHFIWKHRCRDVFSNMTPNHHTFIHQINSYRAHHHLDTSFVDHAGIRIIIRNSTGAYAMGKGTLKRAINIQQAEAWALLEAMQIAATNGWSKVIFETDNLSISSFLQHQTSICQWQCLPLLRNCVNMYNSYPVWSYEFVYKSCNKTADALANAARKHNLCGDWWSCPPDFLIPYINHDVRNLLV is encoded by the exons ATGCAACAATGGAATATCCCACTTCTTCGACAACTATCTCCTGCAGACCAGGTGAATTCCATTCTCACTATTCCTTTACAATTAGATCAAGAAGACAAGTTGGTTTGGCCTTTTACTAGTTCTGGCATCTTTACAACTGCTTCAGCATACAAGATGTTTTGTGAGAAAGATTTGCATATTGACATTTCAATGGGTTTATCTCAGCAATTTTGGTTAGCTTTTTGGAAATTGAAAGTGCCTTACAAGTTTCAAATTTTTATGTGGAAAGGAATACATGATGTGGTTCCTGTTAAAGCTCGAATTTTCAGACATCTGAATACTGATGATAAACTTTGTGTTCTGTGTAGTATGAATCAAACAGAAGATTTGGATCATTTGCTTCTTCATTGCTCCTTCTCTCAAGCAATATGGCAGAACTTTTTTCCTAATCAGTTTATCTCTATCGTGCAGCATCCTTCAGTTCTTTCCTGGATCCAGACTTGGCATCTTAAGGATTTTAACATAAATATTAAACAAACACCTCAGGCTGTGCACTTGGCTCTCTGCATAATACACTTTATTTGGAAGCATAGATGTAGGGATGTTTTTAGTAATATGACACCCAACCATCACACATTCATACATCAGATAAACTCTTACAGGGCACATCATCATTTAGATACCTCTTTTGTTGATCATG CTGGTATTAGAATTATAATTAGAAATTCTACAGGAGCATATGCCATGGGAAAGGGAACACTGAAAAGAGCTATAAATATCCAGCAAGCTGAAGCCTGGGCTTTGTTAGAGGCTATGCAAATAGCAGCAACAAATGGTTGGTCCAAGGTCATTTTCGAAACGGATAATCTGAGTATCAGTTCCTTTTTACAGCATCAAACCAGTATCTGTCAGTGGCAATGTTTGCCTCTTCTTAGAAACTGTGTTAACATGTATAATAGTTATCCTGTTTGGTCTTATgagtttgtttataagtcttgtAATAAAACTGCAGATGCATTAGCAAATGCAGCTCGTAAACATAATTTATGTGGGGATTGGTGGAGTTGCCCACCTGACTTTCTAATTCCTTACATAAATCATGATGTAAGAAACCTCCTTGTGTAA
- the LOC113334661 gene encoding uncharacterized protein LOC113334661, producing the protein MGKLNNSLLVISIVIVLLSVSQTRNVHGGVYRVTHRFGDEAVEDPENRNHNHHGRLLAANDFPFDSEKGVVSNRLYCEEIPIGSYLDLHMDATDALWVKHCCKSDHPCTSKYLITFILHCISFNDQISENRTTIAATSTGIFLYDHRQTAVSTPPYDPPVLSSVVVSGKVTKKKFFHCLDGRNGIGIVVVGDVVQPNLKTTPLFSNHSRYYVNMREIEVGNVVLIFSNEVFPVQDGKRTMMDSGTAMSYFPEGIFNELYKMVMSSQLSSGLETRIVEENNYTCFSFNKSVDDYFPYNYFYFREFNCIVVLPT; encoded by the exons ATGGGTAAACTTAATAATAGTTTGCTAGTCATCTCTATTGTGATCGTCTTATTATCAGTATCTCAAACTAGAAATGTACATGGAGGGGTTTATAGAGTGACGCACAGATTTGGAGATGAAGCTGTTGAGGATCCCGAGAATCGTAATCATAATCATCATGGAAGACTTCTTGCTGCtaatgattttcctttcgataGTGAAAAAGGAGTTGTTAGTAATAG GCTTTACTGTGAAGAGATTCCGATTGGATCTTACCTTGATCTCCATATGGATGCTACTGATGCTCTATGGGTTAAACATTGCTGCAAAAGTGATCATCCTTGTACTTCCAAGTACCTAATTACATTTATCCTTCATTGTATCAGTTTCAATGATCAGATATCCGAAAATCGTACAACAATTGCTGCCACTTCAACGGGTATATTTCT GTATGACCATCGACAAACAGCAGTTTCTACCCCACCATATGATCCACCAGTGCTTTCAAGTGTAGTTGTGTCTGGAAAAGTGACGAAGAAGAAATTCTTTCACTGTTTAGATGGTAGAAATGGAATTGGGATCGTTGTTGTCGGGGATGTAGTACAGCCAAATCTTAAAACAACACCATTGTTTTCAAATCA CTCTCGTTATTATGTGAATATGAGGGAAATTGAAGTTGGTAATGTTGTCCTCATTTTCTCAAATGAAGTATTTCCTGTCCAAGATGGGAAAAGAACAATGATGGACAGTGGTACCGCCATGTCTTATTTTCCCGAGGGGATATTCAATGAGTTATACAAAATG GTTATGTCTAGCCAGCTTAGCAGCGGCTTGGAAACACGAATTGTTGAGGAGAACAACTATACATGTTTTTCGTTTAATAAAAG CGTTGATGATTATTTTCCTTATAATTACTTTTACTTTCGAGAATTCAACTGTATTGTAGTCCTACCCACATGA
- the LOC113334994 gene encoding uncharacterized protein LOC113334994, whose amino-acid sequence MSTDYSLQNLSSLVIADISVTSVRKYEDAPPESGLPVEVKELFAQRTIQFLRAVHNVKDLWLSYLSLEFASCALGKLDGKLPLYHNLKRMKLQTSLSTDSLSAIAYLLNITPNIESMDIHIMQHDIARTKEKFFHKPAVCAYIDQVNSADVQSYCQTKLSLPSMLYSLNLKYVKIFGAQGLVSELILLALLLKNSVALEQAVVESCTRRESNPDLSKRRMKKFSEMLLKLPRAAATISILFNNYQI is encoded by the exons ATGTCAACAGATTACTCTCTGCAGAACTTATCTTCTTTAGTCATTGCGGATATTTCAGTCACAAGTGTCCGGAAATATGAGGATGCACCGCCAGAATCGGGGCTTCCTGTAGAGGTCAAAGAATTGTTTGCTCAACGGACGATCCAGTTCCTAAGAGCGGTTCACAATGTCAAAGATCTTTGGTTGTCGTATTTGTCTCTTGAG tttgccTCCTGTGCTCTTGGGAAATTAGATGGAAAGCTTCCCCTGTATCACAATCTTAAACGTATGAAGCTGCAGACAAGCCTTTCAACAGACTCCTTAAGTGCAATAGCATATCTTCTGAACATTACACCAAATATAGAATCTATGGACATACACATAATGCAG CATGACATTGCACGTACAAAAGAGAAGTTCTTTCACAAGCCTGCAGTGTGCGCATATATTGATCAG GTGAATTCAGCAGATGTACAGTCTTATTGCCAAACAAAGTTGTCATTGCCTAGCATGTTATATAGCCTCAACCTCAAGTATGTTAAGATTTTCGGCGCTCAAGGACTTGTTAGTGAGCTTATCCTATTAGCACTTCTGTTGAAGAATTCTGTGGCCTTAGAGCAGGCGGTTGTTGAAAGCTGCACACGCCGTGAGTCAAACCCAGATCTTAGCAAGAGACGGATGAAAAAATTCAGTGAAATGCTGTTAAAACTCCCAAGAGCTGCTGCAACTATCTCAATCTTATTCAATAACTACCAAATTTGA
- the LOC113334777 gene encoding metalloendoproteinase 4-MMP-like, which yields MMHYQQSFCLYVSFFFLLLITSVPARNTVLSENPNKNFTTLSDQDMPVRCGVDENHAQKLHITKHFSYINGRRHTWDRPILMLYYARSPNHTIDYIKASEIRAALKRAFSTWSSAINVNFTETQDYENANITIGFYYGDHGDGYPFDNTTVLAHATGPGRGAEFHFNAAFTFAVDFNSEKSDTAYDLESVAVHEIGHILGLDHSSVPEAIMWPHGFPRTIKVKLSLDDVYGAQLIYGSNPDFNLNSVMNRASKSFGLGEIITISVSLVVTALFSCL from the coding sequence ATGATGCATTATCAGCAGTCTTTCTGTCTTTAtgtctccttcttctttttactCTTAATCACTTCTGTTCCAGCAAGAAACACTGTTTTGTCCGAGAATCCAAACAAGAATTTCACTACTCTATCTGATCAAGATATGCCAGTTAGATGCGGGGTGGATGAAAACCATGCTCAGAAGTTACACATAACGAAACATTTCTCATATATTAATGGCCGCCGACACACTTGGGATCGTCCAATTTTGATGTTATACTACGCGCGGTCTCCAAATCACACCATCGACTACATAAAAGCTTCAGAGATTCGTGCTGCTCTTAAACGTGCTTTCTCGACATGGTCATCAGCCATTAATGTTAATTTTACGGAAACTCAAGACTATGAGAACGCCAACATCACCATCGGTTTTTACTATGGTGACCATGGAGATGGATATCCATTTGATAATACTACGGTGCTTGCACATGCAACCGGTCCGGGAAGAGGCGCAGAATTTCATTTTAACGCGGCATTTACTTTTGCAGTTGATTTCAATTCTGAGAAATCAGATACGGCCTATGATTTGGAATCCGTCGCAGTACATGAAATAGGTCATATTTTAGGGCTGGATCATTCATCTGTTCCCGAAGCTATCATGTGGCCTCATGGATTCCCTAGAACCATAAAGGTGAAGTTAAGTTTGGATGATGTGTATGGTGCTCAACTTATATATGGCTCAAACCCAGATTTTAACCTTAATTCTGTAATGAATCGTGCAAGTAAGTCATTTGGTTTAGGAGAAATCATAACAATCTCTGTTTCGTTAGTAGTTACAGCATTGTTTTCTTGTCTCTAA